The following coding sequences lie in one Chromatiales bacterium genomic window:
- a CDS encoding DUF2235 domain-containing protein, whose translation MALYAFDGTWNTDADDDAEDSNVVRFKELYTRQSFYLSGVGTRMGAIGRAIGGLFGAGGHTRIREMHEALGKQWAAGDHEIDIVGFSRGAALAVHFANLIATKGIELPDGTHIDGAQAPIRFLGVWDIVGSFGLNVDTIVNFQAINLGWEIDHVERNVRHCFHAMALDERRETFGLTRLDPDNSRDFVEERWFRGVHSDIGGGNRNPDRSNIALQWMLDKAVGVGLPIDAAKRTQVKYAKIDRFAIVSENKDPQRDPRRAQQPGDSIDPSAPGLILAIGESHTTSVLAEQQYNWSGVTLERGARYHVKAEGTWKDGDLEPCDARGWKSEQLGWVKEKIVEWFEDNRREPLADWFELVGAYGDEDDELVRLGDAVDGMEFTATRDADLWLFANDLKSRYGNNAGAIDVTVTRRA comes from the coding sequence ATGGCACTGTATGCATTCGACGGCACCTGGAACACCGATGCAGACGACGACGCGGAAGACTCCAATGTCGTCCGGTTCAAGGAGCTGTACACCAGGCAATCCTTTTACCTGTCGGGGGTCGGCACGCGCATGGGCGCGATCGGGCGCGCGATCGGCGGCCTGTTCGGCGCCGGCGGACATACGCGCATCCGCGAGATGCACGAGGCGCTGGGCAAACAATGGGCTGCGGGCGACCACGAAATCGATATCGTCGGCTTCAGTCGTGGCGCCGCGCTGGCGGTGCACTTCGCGAACCTGATCGCCACAAAGGGCATCGAATTGCCCGATGGCACGCACATCGACGGCGCGCAGGCACCGATCCGCTTCCTTGGAGTCTGGGACATCGTTGGCTCGTTCGGGCTTAATGTCGACACCATCGTCAATTTCCAGGCCATCAACCTCGGCTGGGAGATCGACCACGTCGAGCGCAACGTCCGGCACTGCTTCCATGCGATGGCGCTGGACGAGCGCCGCGAAACCTTCGGACTGACGCGGCTGGACCCAGACAACTCACGCGATTTCGTCGAGGAGCGCTGGTTCCGCGGCGTGCACAGCGACATCGGCGGTGGCAACCGCAATCCCGACCGTTCGAACATCGCGCTGCAATGGATGCTCGACAAGGCCGTTGGCGTCGGCCTGCCGATCGATGCGGCGAAACGCACGCAGGTGAAATACGCGAAGATCGATCGCTTTGCGATTGTCAGCGAGAACAAGGATCCGCAGCGCGACCCGCGACGCGCTCAGCAGCCCGGCGACAGCATCGATCCGAGCGCGCCGGGCCTGATACTCGCCATCGGCGAGTCGCACACGACCAGCGTACTGGCCGAACAGCAGTACAACTGGTCCGGCGTAACGCTCGAGCGCGGCGCGCGCTACCACGTCAAGGCCGAAGGGACGTGGAAGGATGGCGATCTGGAACCCTGTGATGCCCGTGGCTGGAAATCCGAGCAACTCGGCTGGGTCAAGGAGAAGATCGTCGAGTGGTTCGAGGACAACCGCCGCGAACCGCTGGCGGACTGGTTCGAACTGGTCGGCGCCTACGGCGACGAGGACGACGAACTCGTTCGCCTCGGCGACGCCGTCGATGGCATGGAATTCACCGCGACCCGTGACGCCGATCTGTGGCTGTTCGCGAACGATCTGAAATCGCGCTATGGCAACAACGCGGGCGCGATCGACGTGACCGTCACCCGCCGGGCCTGA
- the ppk2 gene encoding polyphosphate kinase 2, with the protein MDKSAENKSEATDTAAKPAATSEPAAAPTPEPGKPGAKRRARKAAEPGNGAAHPSRAHELADMRHDADAIRRAFETGEYPYRSRLRRAHYEEHKAELQVELLKIQKWVKETGQKIVVIFEGRDAAGKGGTIKRFMEHLNPRGAKVIALDKPTDEERTQWYFQRYIKHLPSAGEMVFFDRSWYNRAGVERVMGFCTPNEYLEFMRQCPELEQMLVRSGIRLFKYWFSVTQDEQSRRFTARKGDPLKHWKLSPIDQASLNRWDDYTEAKEAMFFYTDTADSPWIIVKSDDKKRARLNCMQHFLSSLPYPDRDKSVVRGPDPLIVGAGRQVVHASEHILGKSLHPGQRRSSSE; encoded by the coding sequence ATGGATAAATCCGCCGAGAACAAGAGCGAAGCCACTGACACCGCGGCCAAGCCCGCCGCAACGAGCGAACCCGCCGCCGCTCCGACACCCGAACCGGGCAAGCCCGGCGCCAAGCGCCGTGCCCGAAAGGCCGCGGAACCCGGAAATGGCGCGGCGCACCCTTCGCGCGCGCATGAGCTGGCCGACATGCGTCACGACGCGGACGCGATCCGCCGCGCGTTCGAGACCGGCGAGTATCCCTACCGCAGCAGGCTGCGGCGCGCGCACTACGAGGAGCACAAGGCCGAATTGCAGGTCGAGCTGCTGAAGATTCAGAAGTGGGTCAAGGAAACGGGGCAGAAGATCGTTGTGATCTTCGAGGGTCGCGACGCGGCCGGCAAGGGCGGCACGATCAAGCGCTTCATGGAACACCTGAACCCGCGCGGCGCGAAGGTCATTGCACTCGACAAACCGACCGACGAGGAGCGCACGCAGTGGTATTTCCAGCGCTACATCAAGCATCTGCCGTCCGCGGGCGAGATGGTGTTCTTCGACCGCTCCTGGTACAACCGCGCCGGCGTCGAGCGCGTGATGGGTTTCTGCACGCCGAACGAGTATCTGGAGTTCATGCGCCAGTGCCCGGAACTGGAGCAGATGCTCGTGCGCTCCGGCATCCGGCTGTTCAAGTACTGGTTCTCGGTCACGCAGGACGAGCAGTCGCGCCGTTTCACGGCGCGCAAGGGCGATCCGCTCAAGCACTGGAAGCTTTCGCCGATCGACCAGGCGTCCCTGAACCGTTGGGACGACTACACCGAGGCCAAGGAGGCGATGTTCTTCTATACGGATACGGCCGACTCGCCGTGGATCATCGTCAAATCCGATGACAAGAAGCGTGCGCGCCTGAACTGCATGCAGCATTTCCTGTCGTCGCTGCCCTATCCGGATCGTGACAAGTCCGTGGTCCGTGGGCCGGACCCTCTGATCGTCGGCGCCGGGCGCCAGGTCGTGCACGCGAGCGAACACATCCTCGGCAAGAGCCTGCATCCGGGGCAGCGCCGGTCCAGCAGCGAGTGA
- a CDS encoding D-glycerate dehydrogenase yields MPAKPIVLVTRRLPDAVEARLRRDYDPRLNPDDQVYPRDRLLALSTDAVAVIPCHTERMDAGVVAELPETVRAICTYSVGHDHIDLTAARARGIIVTNTPDVLSNATAEIAMLLLLAAARRAHEGAHMLRTNTWAEWSPTANLGLEITGKRLGILGMGRVGQVLARRARGFDMEIHYYNRHRLDPATEAGATYHGSVESLLGVSQFLSIHSPATAETRGLLNAERIALLPDDAVVVNTARGAVIDDDALIAALKSGKLFAAGLDVFNNEPNIDPRYRDIENAFLLPHIGSAARETRDAMGFRVLDNLDAIVAGREPRDRLA; encoded by the coding sequence ATGCCCGCGAAGCCCATCGTACTGGTGACCCGCCGCCTCCCGGATGCGGTCGAAGCGCGCCTCAGGCGCGACTACGACCCACGTCTGAACCCCGATGACCAGGTCTACCCACGTGACCGGCTGCTGGCCTTGTCGACGGATGCGGTGGCGGTCATTCCCTGCCACACCGAACGCATGGATGCCGGTGTGGTCGCCGAGCTTCCCGAGACCGTTCGGGCGATCTGCACCTACTCGGTCGGCCACGATCACATCGACCTCACGGCGGCACGCGCGCGCGGCATCATCGTGACGAACACACCCGATGTACTGAGTAATGCGACCGCGGAGATCGCCATGCTCCTGCTGCTGGCGGCCGCGCGCCGCGCACACGAAGGAGCGCACATGCTGCGCACGAACACCTGGGCCGAGTGGAGTCCGACCGCCAATCTCGGCCTGGAGATCACCGGCAAGCGCCTGGGCATCCTGGGCATGGGACGGGTCGGCCAGGTGCTCGCACGTCGCGCCCGAGGCTTCGACATGGAGATCCATTACTACAACCGTCACCGACTGGACCCGGCGACCGAGGCGGGTGCGACCTATCACGGGTCCGTGGAAAGCCTGCTCGGTGTCAGCCAGTTTCTGTCCATCCACAGCCCGGCGACTGCCGAGACCCGCGGCCTGCTGAATGCCGAACGCATCGCGCTGCTGCCGGATGACGCCGTGGTCGTGAACACCGCGCGCGGCGCGGTGATCGATGACGACGCCCTGATCGCGGCACTGAAATCCGGCAAGCTGTTTGCGGCGGGGCTTGATGTGTTCAACAACGAGCCGAACATCGATCCGCGCTATCGCGACATCGAAAATGCGTTCCTGCTGCCGCATATCGGCAGCGCTGCGCGCGAGACCCGCGACGCGATGGGATTCCGGGTGCTGGACAACCTGGATGCGATCGTGGCCGGGCGCGAACCCCGCGACCGGCTGGCCTAG
- a CDS encoding amidase, with product MAVDQSTGALELRERIARGELSAVDVTAASLARIREREPLLHAWAHLDESHAMAQARALDAHRASGRPIGPLHGLPVGIKDIIDTADLPTENGNALDAGRRPGADATVVSRLRAAGAVILGKTVTAECAYLAPGATRNPHDPAHTPGGSSSGSASAVADGMVPLALGTQTGGSVIRPASYCGVVGFKPTFGLLPRTGLLRTSRRLDTLGAFGRSVADVALITDVLAGFDRGDPDTRPAAPPGLLATALSEPPVAPQFAFVKTAVWEQIDADCAEGFAELVAALGEQCDEVELPRVFAEAAPAHRRIMHAEIAHNLRHYHAHGAEKLAPQTRAGIEEGRTIAAADYLAALDWREPLYSALEEVFARYDAIITPAAPGAAPHGIESTGSAAFNVLWSLLGVPAVSVPLLIAANGLPIGVQIVGRRNEDGRLLRTARWLDRFLEV from the coding sequence GTGGCCGTTGATCAATCGACAGGCGCGCTCGAGCTTCGCGAGCGCATCGCCCGCGGTGAACTGAGCGCCGTCGACGTTACGGCCGCAAGCCTCGCACGCATACGCGAGCGTGAGCCGTTGTTACACGCCTGGGCGCATCTGGATGAAAGTCACGCCATGGCACAGGCACGGGCGCTCGATGCGCACCGCGCGAGCGGCCGACCGATCGGACCGCTGCACGGGCTGCCCGTGGGCATCAAGGACATCATCGACACCGCCGATCTGCCGACGGAAAACGGCAATGCGCTGGATGCGGGCCGCAGGCCCGGCGCGGACGCCACCGTGGTCTCGCGCCTGCGTGCGGCGGGTGCGGTGATCCTCGGCAAGACCGTCACCGCCGAGTGCGCTTATCTGGCGCCGGGTGCGACGCGCAATCCGCATGATCCAGCGCACACACCGGGCGGCTCCTCCTCGGGCTCGGCGTCCGCCGTCGCCGATGGCATGGTGCCGCTCGCGCTCGGCACGCAGACCGGCGGTTCGGTCATTCGGCCGGCGTCGTATTGCGGTGTCGTCGGCTTCAAGCCGACGTTTGGATTGCTGCCGCGCACGGGCTTGCTGCGCACTTCGCGCCGGCTGGACACGCTCGGAGCGTTCGGACGGTCCGTCGCGGATGTGGCTCTGATTACGGACGTCCTCGCTGGCTTTGATCGCGGCGATCCGGACACGCGGCCCGCTGCGCCGCCGGGTCTGCTGGCGACCGCGCTGAGCGAGCCGCCGGTCGCGCCGCAGTTCGCGTTCGTGAAGACCGCGGTGTGGGAGCAGATCGATGCGGATTGCGCCGAAGGGTTCGCGGAACTGGTTGCGGCCCTCGGCGAGCAATGCGACGAGGTGGAGCTGCCGCGCGTGTTCGCGGAGGCGGCGCCCGCGCACCGGCGCATCATGCATGCGGAGATCGCGCACAACCTGCGCCACTACCATGCCCATGGCGCGGAAAAACTTGCGCCGCAGACGCGGGCCGGCATCGAGGAAGGACGAACGATCGCCGCGGCCGACTACCTCGCCGCACTCGACTGGCGCGAACCGTTGTACTCGGCACTCGAGGAGGTGTTCGCGCGCTATGACGCAATCATCACGCCGGCCGCGCCCGGCGCGGCACCGCACGGAATCGAAAGCACCGGAAGCGCCGCATTCAACGTGCTATGGTCATTACTGGGTGTGCCGGCGGTGAGCGTTCCGCTGCTCATTGCGGCCAACGGCCTGCCGATCGGCGTGCAGATCGTGGGCCGGCGTAATGAAGACGGACGCCTGCTGCGCACCGCGCGCTGGCTAGACAGGTTTCTCGAAGTCTGA